Genomic DNA from Mycobacterium stomatepiae:
CCAAGGGCTATCGGCTGGTATCCCGCAGCCAGTTTGAGCACCCGGTTATGGAAGTCGATGACGTACACGTCACCTCGACCACTCACCGCCAGCTCGAAGGGGGCGACCAGATTGGTGAACGGCAGGCTTGACACGGCATTCGAGCCGGCCGCGAGCTTGAGCACCCGATTGTTGTTCAGGTCGGTCACGTACACGTTCTTGCTCTGATCGACGGCCACGCTGTTCGGAAAGTTCAAGCCGGTAAACGGCAGTGCGACGGGGGTGGTCGCCCCGGCATCCATTTTCACCACGCGGTTGTTGCCGGCGTCTGCCACGTAGACCGTGTCGGCGTCGTCCACCGCAAGGTCGTAGGGCTGCTTGAGATCGCCAAATGGCAACTCGGACTGGGTATTCGAGCCGGGGGCAGTTCCACCACCCGGTTGGCGTTGAGGTCGGCGACGAAGACAGTCCCGCGGCTATCCACCGCGATCCCATGCGGATCGTCGAGTCCGGCGATCGGCAGCTCGATCTGGGTGGTGGAGCCGGCCGGCAGTTTCAGGACCCGCCTGTTGGCTTGGTCGACCACATACACGGCGTTGTTGCCGTCCACCGCGAGACCGCCCGGCTCGTTAAGCCCGGTGAAGGGCACCAC
This window encodes:
- a CDS encoding NHL repeat-containing protein; this translates as MDDADTVYVADAGNNRVVKMDAGATTPVALPFTGLNFPNSVAVDQSKNVYVTDLNNNRVLKLAAGSNAVSSLPFTNLVAPFELAVSGRGDVYVIDFHNRVLKLAAGYQPIALGN
- a CDS encoding NHL repeat-containing protein; this encodes MDDDWEVEAPAKATPPRRGASLKIMAAVIFIVVAVVSAGVYLVFGRTTADHAASKPAPSPSRAAPLVLPFQLTDADGLEVDPAGNVYVSDSATNQVFELTSGSDHPIVVPFTGLNEPGGLAVDGNNAVYVVDQANRRVLKLPAGSTTQIELPIAGLDDPHGIAVDSRGTVFVADLNANRVVELPPARIPSPSCHLAISSSPTTLRWTTPTRSTWQTPATTAW